The following proteins are co-located in the Dyadobacter chenwenxiniae genome:
- a CDS encoding YpdA family putative bacillithiol disulfide reductase has translation MHIYDVIVIGGGPCGLAMGVELAKSGLDYLILEKGNLTESIRRYPRRMRFFSTAENIEIGGIPFAISEVKANRNEALQYYRKVAGYYHLNFKLFIDVDRSEKQSDGTFLTYSNDGQIFQSKNVVLATGYFDVPRMLNVPGENLPHVSHYYDEPFKYSFTNVVLVGGSNSSVEAALELYRHDAHVTIVHKEADFRTKVKYWLVPDVKNRVKEGKIHTRFNSITKRIEPGRIEIENLETGETEWLPANFVFLLVGYLPDEHLLSRCGVALDEVTKVPTFDKETFETNVPGLYLCGTVMAGVFTEKVFIENGRDHAAAIADHLSGREVRKVRELIDRI, from the coding sequence ATGCATATATATGATGTAATCGTCATCGGCGGCGGGCCTTGCGGCCTGGCAATGGGCGTTGAATTGGCCAAAAGCGGACTGGATTATCTGATCCTTGAAAAGGGGAATCTCACAGAATCCATCAGGCGCTATCCAAGGCGCATGCGGTTTTTTTCGACGGCTGAGAACATTGAGATCGGCGGAATCCCCTTTGCAATATCCGAGGTTAAAGCGAACCGGAACGAGGCATTACAATATTATAGAAAGGTTGCGGGCTATTATCATTTGAATTTCAAACTGTTTATCGACGTAGATCGCTCGGAAAAACAGTCTGACGGAACATTTTTGACTTATTCCAATGACGGACAAATTTTCCAGTCGAAAAATGTTGTTTTAGCGACGGGCTATTTTGATGTGCCGAGAATGTTGAATGTGCCGGGTGAAAACCTGCCGCACGTTTCGCATTACTATGACGAGCCTTTTAAATATTCTTTTACTAACGTGGTCCTGGTAGGAGGGTCCAATTCCTCCGTGGAGGCAGCATTAGAACTTTACAGGCACGATGCGCACGTGACAATCGTGCACAAGGAGGCAGATTTTCGTACAAAAGTGAAATATTGGCTTGTTCCTGATGTCAAAAACCGGGTAAAGGAAGGGAAGATCCACACGCGATTTAACAGCATTACAAAGCGCATTGAGCCGGGCAGAATAGAAATTGAAAACCTGGAAACAGGCGAAACAGAGTGGTTACCAGCCAATTTTGTGTTTTTACTTGTGGGTTACTTGCCGGATGAACATTTACTTTCCCGCTGCGGGGTTGCTTTGGACGAGGTAACCAAGGTTCCAACATTCGACAAAGAAACATTTGAAACTAATGTGCCGGGGCTTTATCTCTGCGGAACCGTTATGGCGGGCGTTTTTACGGAAAAAGTATTTATAGAAAACGGCCGCGATCATGCTGCCGCAATAGCGGATCATTTGTCGGGCCGGGAAGTCAGAAAGGTCAGGGAGCTGATAGACCGCATTTGA
- a CDS encoding WD40/YVTN/BNR-like repeat-containing protein: MPSNISIYKQLIFIVILLAPQLTSAQWKVIDIKTTIHMRAVHAVSPTACWIGGSRGTVLKTVNGGKKWLTSKVPGADSLDFRDIHAFNKDVAIAMSAGEAQKDKAKIYRTDDGGLSWSLVYQTTQNGVFLDGIDFWDKNKGICLGDPIDGRLFILTTEDGGKSWQELPFDKRPVAEPGEACFAASGTSILVAGKDKVYIGTGGSKMARVFRSEDYGRSWQVSSTTLPAGPTSGIFGLRFWSKKSGIAVGGDYKKTTDSTQNVLVTRDGGITWELAGMTKPTGLKESVVLYHKTDAVWNGESEIRSDDYALIASGPSGNSYSPDWGKTWRELGKEGFHAMSFAGNVGYGVGANGLIGKIEKFSTKKKKRKLVLVEQ, from the coding sequence GTGCCATCAAACATTAGCATTTACAAACAGCTTATATTCATTGTAATACTCCTTGCGCCGCAATTGACTTCCGCACAGTGGAAGGTGATTGACATAAAAACGACCATTCATATGCGGGCAGTCCATGCAGTTTCGCCAACTGCCTGCTGGATTGGGGGTTCCAGGGGAACTGTTCTGAAAACTGTCAATGGTGGCAAGAAGTGGCTGACATCCAAGGTCCCCGGTGCAGATTCGCTGGATTTCCGGGATATTCATGCGTTTAACAAGGATGTCGCCATTGCTATGAGTGCCGGTGAGGCGCAGAAGGATAAGGCTAAAATTTACCGCACAGACGACGGCGGATTAAGCTGGTCGCTTGTGTACCAAACTACACAAAATGGGGTTTTTCTGGATGGAATCGACTTTTGGGATAAAAATAAAGGCATTTGCTTAGGTGACCCAATCGATGGAAGACTCTTCATTTTAACTACGGAAGACGGCGGGAAAAGTTGGCAGGAGCTGCCCTTTGACAAAAGGCCTGTTGCAGAACCGGGTGAAGCTTGTTTCGCTGCAAGCGGAACCTCTATTCTCGTTGCGGGAAAAGATAAGGTTTATATTGGAACGGGCGGAAGCAAAATGGCGCGCGTTTTCCGCTCCGAAGATTACGGACGTTCCTGGCAAGTTTCCTCCACTACCCTGCCAGCCGGCCCTACTAGCGGGATTTTCGGATTGAGGTTTTGGTCAAAGAAAAGCGGGATTGCCGTAGGTGGCGATTATAAAAAGACGACAGATTCAACGCAAAATGTGCTCGTAACGCGTGATGGCGGCATAACCTGGGAATTAGCAGGCATGACCAAACCCACCGGATTGAAAGAAAGTGTTGTTTTATACCATAAAACAGATGCAGTCTGGAACGGCGAATCAGAGATTCGTTCCGATGACTACGCGCTGATTGCCAGCGGACCGTCGGGAAACAGTTATTCGCCTGATTGGGGGAAAACATGGCGAGAGCTTGGAAAAGAAGGATTTCACGCCATGAGCTTTGCAGGCAATGTTGGGTATGGCGTTGGAGCCAATGGTTTAATCGGAAAAATTGAAAAATTTTCTACTAAGAAAAAGAAACGCAAACTTGTGCTGGTCGAGCAATAG
- a CDS encoding YtxH domain-containing protein, giving the protein MNKNQKFLIGSLGALLTGIAIGLLVAPNDGKDTRKLIKNKANDLSGNAKDKYEKSLEELSVLADKLKDGFLKNVGSVKDKAGSVADNVNERVRGVVNNNG; this is encoded by the coding sequence ATGAACAAGAATCAAAAATTTCTGATAGGCTCACTCGGGGCACTTCTGACAGGTATTGCAATCGGTCTTTTAGTTGCTCCTAATGATGGAAAAGACACACGCAAACTGATTAAGAACAAAGCAAATGATCTTAGCGGAAATGCAAAAGACAAATACGAAAAAAGCCTGGAAGAGTTGTCCGTGCTAGCCGACAAATTGAAGGACGGGTTTTTGAAAAATGTTGGTTCTGTGAAGGACAAAGCAGGTTCTGTTGCTGATAATGTGAATGAAAGAGTACGTGGGGTAGTAAATAATAATGGTTAA
- a CDS encoding DUF4136 domain-containing protein encodes MEIFRLSSVVLLFLSVFTSCSSSYKILKSQQEDNFKLSDYATFGFYDIEAKGDTISQNFEKNIGIIKTAIAQNLQSKGLDEARDASLIVNIALNVQEKAQTRQTDFRTDGLPRYMGQRRYSWKSEEVVVGKYREGTIMIDLVDAATNKMVWQGGAEGIIPEKSQNFENDVNQAVKEIIENIPK; translated from the coding sequence ATGGAAATCTTTCGGTTATCTTCTGTTGTACTGCTCTTTCTAAGTGTTTTCACAAGTTGCAGCTCATCTTATAAAATTCTAAAATCTCAACAGGAGGATAACTTCAAATTGTCGGATTATGCCACTTTCGGGTTTTACGACATTGAAGCAAAAGGAGATACTATTTCACAGAATTTTGAAAAGAATATTGGCATCATCAAAACGGCAATTGCACAAAATTTGCAGTCGAAAGGTCTTGACGAGGCCCGAGACGCGAGTTTGATAGTGAACATTGCTTTGAATGTGCAAGAAAAAGCACAAACCCGCCAGACTGACTTTCGCACAGACGGACTTCCTCGCTACATGGGCCAACGGCGTTATTCGTGGAAAAGCGAAGAGGTTGTAGTAGGGAAATATCGCGAGGGGACCATTATGATCGATTTGGTGGATGCCGCTACTAATAAGATGGTTTGGCAGGGAGGAGCGGAAGGGATTATTCCGGAGAAAAGCCAAAACTTTGAAAATGACGTTAATCAGGCTGTTAAGGAGATTATTGAAAACATTCCAAAATAA
- the dnaG gene encoding DNA primase — translation MRINPETVERIKQATDIVEVVGDFVSLKKKGANYSACCPFHNEKTPSFNVNPVRQIYKCFGCGAAGDSIKFVMDIDGIGYGEALRYLADKYNIEIEQEEVTDEEALRQNERESLYIILNFAKNFYVQQLHESDEGQAVGLSYFKERGFTGEIRKKFELGYSLDTWDAFSKVALEKGYSSQLLEKAGLLIHKEGSQTAGYDRFRGRVIFPIHNVAGKVIAFGARILKTDKSKAANQPKYLNSPETDVYHKSDVLYGIFQAKNAIRQLDHCYLVEGYTDVISLNQGGIENVVASSGTSLTFEQIRLIGRFTPNVTILYDGDIAGIKAALRGLDLVLEEGLNVSIVLFPDGDDPDSYVRKVGAEAFKIYLKQNSKDFITFKTEMLLQDAGNDPFRLAAVIGDVVNSIVKIPDAIKRQVFFHRTSEMLKVDEQMLITEGNKLLRKLHTQKPQERPPRQNQALESPADLDALFSGDSFSGSNEPPSDFFAPNVGHTEVPQRSKLYYQEEAFIRLLVVHGTRELEPTITVCQYVLSEIEGIDFKDSVFHHLLVLFRENFNRNHVLPTDYFLHHHEPEIRNLTIDWLATKYELSELWSEKYEIFVPFETDVLDKTAFINILRLKKAFIEEKMKVCLQQAVHARTEEEQTAIMSEFMYYKGISMAAAKELGSVIG, via the coding sequence ATGCGTATAAATCCCGAAACCGTTGAACGGATCAAACAAGCCACCGACATTGTCGAAGTGGTAGGGGATTTTGTGTCTTTGAAAAAGAAAGGGGCTAATTATTCGGCGTGCTGCCCGTTTCACAATGAAAAAACTCCTTCGTTTAATGTCAATCCAGTCAGGCAGATCTATAAATGCTTCGGATGTGGCGCTGCAGGGGATTCGATCAAGTTTGTCATGGACATTGATGGCATCGGTTATGGAGAGGCATTGCGTTATTTGGCCGATAAATACAATATTGAGATTGAGCAAGAGGAAGTTACGGATGAAGAAGCCCTTCGCCAGAATGAGCGCGAAAGCCTTTACATTATTCTGAATTTTGCAAAAAACTTTTACGTGCAACAATTGCACGAAAGTGATGAAGGCCAGGCTGTGGGCCTCAGTTATTTTAAAGAAAGAGGTTTTACCGGAGAAATTCGGAAGAAATTCGAGCTGGGTTATAGCTTAGATACATGGGATGCCTTCTCAAAAGTTGCCTTGGAGAAGGGCTATTCTTCCCAATTACTTGAAAAAGCCGGCTTATTAATCCATAAAGAAGGTTCTCAAACCGCTGGATATGACCGTTTCCGGGGAAGGGTTATTTTTCCAATTCACAATGTCGCCGGAAAAGTCATTGCGTTTGGTGCCCGAATTCTCAAAACCGACAAAAGTAAAGCTGCCAATCAGCCTAAATACCTCAATTCACCGGAAACTGATGTTTATCATAAAAGTGACGTCCTATACGGTATTTTCCAGGCGAAAAATGCGATCAGGCAGCTGGATCACTGTTATCTGGTGGAGGGTTATACGGATGTCATTTCGCTGAATCAAGGCGGAATTGAGAATGTTGTTGCCTCGTCCGGAACTTCATTAACATTTGAGCAAATCAGGCTTATCGGACGGTTCACGCCGAATGTTACCATTCTTTATGACGGCGACATTGCAGGGATAAAAGCTGCATTGCGCGGGCTTGACCTTGTTTTGGAAGAAGGCCTTAATGTCAGCATCGTCCTTTTCCCCGACGGCGACGATCCCGATAGTTACGTTCGGAAGGTTGGGGCGGAAGCATTTAAAATCTATTTGAAACAAAATTCAAAGGATTTTATCACCTTCAAAACCGAAATGTTGCTGCAAGACGCTGGGAATGATCCTTTCCGGCTGGCTGCTGTGATTGGGGATGTCGTTAACAGCATTGTTAAGATTCCCGATGCCATCAAGCGGCAGGTGTTTTTCCACCGGACGTCAGAAATGCTGAAAGTGGATGAGCAAATGCTTATCACAGAAGGTAATAAACTTTTGCGTAAGCTGCACACGCAGAAACCACAGGAACGTCCGCCCCGCCAAAATCAAGCGTTGGAAAGTCCGGCAGATCTGGATGCATTGTTTTCAGGTGATTCCTTTTCCGGTAGTAATGAACCGCCTTCCGATTTTTTCGCCCCGAATGTTGGTCACACAGAGGTTCCGCAGCGTAGTAAACTGTATTATCAGGAAGAAGCGTTTATAAGATTACTGGTCGTACACGGAACGCGCGAACTTGAACCTACTATTACAGTTTGTCAATATGTGTTGAGCGAGATTGAAGGCATAGATTTTAAAGACTCCGTTTTTCATCATCTGCTGGTGCTGTTCCGCGAAAATTTCAACCGGAACCATGTTCTGCCAACGGATTATTTTCTGCATCACCACGAGCCGGAGATCAGAAACCTGACCATTGACTGGCTTGCCACCAAATATGAATTGAGCGAATTATGGTCTGAGAAGTATGAGATCTTTGTTCCTTTTGAAACTGATGTTTTAGATAAAACAGCCTTTATCAACATTCTGAGGCTCAAAAAAGCTTTTATTGAAGAAAAAATGAAGGTGTGTCTGCAACAAGCTGTTCACGCCAGAACAGAGGAAGAGCAGACTGCCATTATGAGTGAATTTATGTACTACAAAGGCATTAGTATGGCTGCTGCTAAGGAATTGGGCAGCGTAATTGGATAA
- a CDS encoding O-antigen ligase family protein: MVGLVFEIFKKALAALVVVSVLGKLFDQLLTFGEDELQTAVVLACYVYFVISLFAASRHKLFHVLAVPFLTQFLHLFQKYSFPAGANSLWRLAPFLILDSYFLYVFIQKPVCLSKGEKLFLTFWIITQLFFLLISPNLENIVFGGLLFFSLTLPCYFIYLNLVNTAKHFRENLEMYLCTLYIILGLGTFGLVIVGAGYKGSDNLLATRNITDTNVTMAYFILLWPFVLLFAERHALNSLIRLVLYSILSGVVIFSFSRGAVLLVMPYMLITTFLIGNVMRFWWVVALLTLVINVFPDLIFDYKDWDMAYFWTLRFGGVMATDSVLDKLQQASGRAEIHEIAYNLFLSKPLVGHGTGSFEMLGPGYREAHSLFYTLLAENGLLGLICMYSLLFFLLISTLSVCRSNQKYALLPLSLIFYLAFNHTVGSVFVILPARSVTINCLAPMLLLCLFFYAKSIQTHAAAPKYE; encoded by the coding sequence ATGGTTGGATTAGTCTTTGAGATCTTCAAAAAGGCATTGGCAGCACTAGTAGTCGTTTCCGTTCTCGGAAAATTATTCGACCAACTGCTGACCTTTGGCGAGGACGAATTACAGACTGCCGTGGTCCTTGCTTGTTATGTATACTTCGTGATAAGCCTGTTTGCTGCTTCCCGACACAAACTTTTCCACGTCCTGGCAGTTCCTTTTTTGACACAATTTCTGCACTTGTTTCAAAAATATTCTTTTCCGGCAGGCGCTAATTCACTCTGGCGATTGGCCCCCTTTCTAATTTTGGATTCCTACTTTCTTTATGTTTTTATCCAAAAACCTGTATGCCTAAGCAAAGGAGAAAAGCTGTTTCTGACGTTCTGGATAATCACTCAGTTATTCTTTTTACTCATCTCACCTAATTTAGAGAACATTGTTTTCGGTGGTCTTCTCTTTTTTTCGTTGACCCTGCCCTGCTACTTCATTTACCTGAACTTGGTGAACACAGCGAAACACTTCCGGGAAAATCTGGAAATGTATTTATGCACATTATATATCATTCTCGGACTCGGCACATTTGGGTTAGTAATAGTTGGGGCCGGTTATAAGGGATCCGATAACTTGCTGGCTACGAGGAACATTACGGACACAAATGTAACAATGGCCTATTTTATTCTTCTCTGGCCATTCGTCTTGCTTTTCGCCGAACGACACGCATTAAACAGTTTGATCAGACTTGTTCTCTACAGCATTTTATCCGGCGTCGTCATCTTCTCATTTTCTCGCGGCGCTGTGCTGCTGGTTATGCCCTATATGCTTATAACAACGTTTCTCATAGGAAATGTAATGCGATTTTGGTGGGTGGTAGCGCTTTTGACATTAGTCATAAACGTTTTCCCAGACCTGATTTTCGACTACAAAGATTGGGATATGGCGTATTTCTGGACACTGCGCTTCGGTGGTGTCATGGCGACCGATTCGGTATTGGATAAATTACAACAGGCCAGCGGCCGAGCAGAAATCCATGAAATCGCCTACAATTTGTTTTTATCCAAACCCTTGGTAGGCCACGGAACGGGAAGTTTTGAAATGCTTGGTCCCGGTTACCGTGAAGCACATTCGCTTTTTTATACATTACTCGCTGAAAACGGGCTTCTCGGCTTGATCTGCATGTATAGTTTACTCTTTTTCCTGCTGATTTCGACTTTGTCAGTTTGCCGCAGTAACCAAAAATATGCGCTATTGCCGCTTAGCCTCATCTTTTATCTCGCATTTAACCATACTGTAGGCAGTGTTTTCGTGATCCTGCCGGCCAGAAGTGTGACCATTAATTGCTTGGCTCCCATGTTGCTGCTATGCCTCTTTTTTTATGCTAAGAGCATCCAAACTCATGCTGCTGCCCCTAAATATGAGTAA
- a CDS encoding CDP-glycerol glycerophosphotransferase family protein, whose protein sequence is MEAGRIAYRNAQQGTKKHILILITNSFACINIIHSGLAKKLASEYDVHLLSTMIRSEQLLQVNSHFDLDLKLIDLDLPREPTWITYLRRFEKILFAEHFDIVTQQIKYQRKGKWTQFWVKNLLWLISHKNAAKIMLKAIRRLIIFLTSFSIKLKTLLPYHFEGVISSSPLDPRENRIVNFCRKNRMKSLAIIISWDNMTSKGVINADHDYTLVWNNFMKNEFLQFYSIFNIAGPKVIATGIPRFDCYFQDRAEYQNAETRKGLDILPGNRVILIATSALRHFPNQLEIILDVLHFAEVEGNVHVVVRCHPADPFNAYNQLTDKKSVTIWHPKNLPKAGKDRFYTWFPELNFLDSLAETLRICDVCIQFASTMKLDAAACGKRVISIAYDGNMPLPHHKSVARLYDYNHQIPLNALQLDELVRSKEQLFIALKNNLDHRGANSELSSIKPFIHFTEAKSVDYTANVIAEWLD, encoded by the coding sequence ATGGAAGCTGGCCGAATTGCATATCGAAATGCACAACAGGGAACAAAAAAGCACATCCTGATCCTAATCACAAACAGCTTTGCCTGTATCAACATCATTCACAGTGGTTTAGCAAAAAAGTTGGCATCAGAATACGATGTGCATTTATTATCAACAATGATCCGGTCAGAACAACTCTTGCAAGTCAACAGTCATTTTGATCTCGATTTGAAGCTTATAGATTTGGATCTTCCACGTGAACCCACCTGGATTACTTATTTGCGCAGATTTGAAAAGATACTTTTTGCAGAGCACTTTGACATTGTTACGCAGCAAATTAAATATCAGCGTAAAGGAAAATGGACACAGTTCTGGGTGAAGAACTTGCTTTGGCTCATCAGTCATAAGAACGCTGCCAAAATAATGTTAAAGGCTATAAGACGCCTCATTATCTTCCTCACTTCTTTTTCCATCAAACTCAAAACCCTCCTTCCCTACCATTTCGAAGGTGTCATTTCCTCTTCACCGCTGGATCCGCGGGAGAATCGGATTGTCAATTTTTGCAGGAAGAACCGTATGAAAAGCCTGGCTATAATTATCAGCTGGGACAATATGACCTCCAAAGGGGTCATTAACGCGGATCATGACTATACATTGGTTTGGAATAATTTCATGAAAAATGAGTTTCTGCAATTTTATTCCATTTTCAACATTGCAGGGCCCAAGGTCATCGCTACCGGAATCCCGCGGTTTGACTGCTATTTTCAAGACCGTGCTGAATATCAAAATGCCGAAACCAGGAAAGGTTTGGATATTTTACCAGGCAATCGCGTGATTTTGATTGCTACGAGCGCACTTCGTCACTTTCCCAATCAGCTTGAAATCATTTTGGACGTATTGCACTTCGCAGAAGTTGAAGGCAATGTACACGTGGTTGTAAGATGCCACCCGGCCGACCCTTTCAATGCTTACAATCAATTAACCGATAAGAAATCGGTTACAATTTGGCACCCGAAAAATTTACCAAAAGCTGGTAAAGACCGATTTTACACGTGGTTTCCGGAGCTGAATTTTCTCGATTCACTTGCCGAAACGCTTCGGATTTGCGACGTCTGTATTCAGTTTGCTTCAACTATGAAGCTGGATGCGGCTGCTTGTGGCAAGCGTGTTATCAGCATTGCTTATGACGGAAATATGCCGCTTCCTCATCACAAATCCGTTGCGAGGCTATATGACTACAATCACCAGATTCCTTTGAATGCGTTGCAACTGGATGAACTGGTCAGGAGTAAGGAGCAATTGTTCATAGCATTGAAAAACAATTTAGACCACCGGGGCGCAAACAGCGAGTTATCGTCTATCAAACCATTCATTCATTTTACAGAAGCTAAATCGGTGGATTACACCGCAAATGTTATCGCAGAATGGTTGGATTAG
- a CDS encoding acylneuraminate cytidylyltransferase family protein, producing the protein METNKTILAVIPARKGSKEVPGKNMKLLGGKPLIQYTIESALQSELLTTIVVSSDCEETVAFAKTWERIEAPFIRPAAISCDDTPSIEVMKHVMKFYKERQIEFEYVCLLQPTSPFRSPNLIDDAIRHMLKMDADSLTTIQKTPDKYNPLWAFHLSNGQLARFISDVAMPSRRQDLPDSHYRDGNIYLLKTALLSRNRLLGGRCIGYQAKNEIDLNINTLQEWKLAELHIEMHNREQKSTS; encoded by the coding sequence ATGGAAACAAACAAGACAATCCTGGCGGTCATTCCGGCGCGAAAAGGTTCGAAGGAAGTTCCGGGGAAAAATATGAAATTACTTGGAGGCAAGCCGCTCATCCAATATACAATCGAATCTGCCTTGCAATCAGAACTTCTGACAACGATTGTGGTGTCGAGCGACTGCGAAGAAACTGTTGCTTTTGCAAAGACTTGGGAACGGATTGAAGCTCCGTTTATAAGGCCAGCTGCGATTTCCTGCGATGACACGCCGTCCATTGAAGTAATGAAGCACGTCATGAAGTTTTATAAGGAGCGCCAAATAGAGTTCGAATATGTATGTCTTTTGCAGCCCACTTCACCTTTCCGAAGTCCCAATCTGATTGACGATGCCATTAGGCACATGCTGAAAATGGATGCTGACAGTTTAACCACAATTCAGAAGACGCCGGACAAATACAATCCGCTCTGGGCTTTTCACTTGTCGAATGGTCAACTTGCGCGGTTCATATCCGACGTTGCTATGCCCTCGCGCAGGCAGGATTTGCCCGATTCGCATTACCGCGACGGTAATATTTATCTGCTCAAAACCGCATTGCTCAGTCGGAACCGTTTACTGGGCGGAAGGTGTATCGGATACCAGGCTAAAAATGAGATAGATCTTAACATTAACACACTACAAGAATGGAAGCTGGCCGAATTGCATATCGAAATGCACAACAGGGAACAAAAAAGCACATCCTGA
- the neuC gene encoding UDP-N-acetylglucosamine 2-epimerase: protein MPKLIRQDGFRQIIKVSNLLENENPTTAAKTTGLGIIELASVFENIRPDIVVTIADRYETMSAAIAASFMNIPLAHVQGGEVTGNIDEKVRHAVSKLADVHFVATAAARNRLISMGETPETIWHTGCPSIDLAIQVKNNTSMHFDYESCRSILPASQYLVVMQHPVTTENGFTKNQFCSLLSAIEALNVPTFWFTPNADYGAAQIFKEIQRYSEKSKNPKIHFLRNLYPEAFLRLIKHCACLVGNSSTGIREASLLGIPVVNIGSRQDGRERSYNVLDIDFDPDAIIDAVESQLNHGPYESSFLYGDGNAGIQIADLLARMKLSVNKQITY from the coding sequence TTGCCTAAGTTAATCCGCCAGGACGGTTTTCGTCAGATCATTAAGGTTTCGAACCTGCTGGAAAATGAAAATCCGACGACGGCTGCGAAAACGACTGGCCTCGGCATCATTGAACTGGCTTCGGTTTTTGAAAATATCCGTCCTGACATTGTGGTAACCATTGCCGACCGATATGAAACCATGTCGGCCGCTATTGCAGCTTCTTTCATGAACATTCCGCTGGCCCATGTGCAAGGCGGCGAAGTGACTGGAAATATCGACGAGAAAGTACGACACGCTGTTTCAAAGTTGGCAGACGTTCATTTCGTTGCCACCGCGGCTGCCCGTAACCGATTGATTTCCATGGGAGAAACACCTGAAACGATATGGCATACAGGATGTCCGTCCATTGACTTGGCGATTCAGGTTAAAAACAATACATCCATGCATTTCGATTATGAAAGTTGCCGATCTATCTTGCCTGCAAGCCAATATCTGGTGGTCATGCAACATCCTGTCACCACAGAAAATGGTTTTACAAAAAATCAATTTTGCAGCCTGCTGAGCGCAATTGAAGCTTTAAATGTTCCCACCTTTTGGTTTACGCCCAACGCGGATTACGGAGCCGCACAGATATTTAAAGAGATTCAGCGATATAGTGAAAAAAGCAAAAATCCGAAAATCCATTTTCTGCGAAACCTCTACCCGGAGGCATTCCTAAGGCTCATTAAACATTGTGCATGTCTGGTAGGCAATTCAAGCACGGGCATCAGAGAAGCGTCTTTGCTCGGCATACCGGTTGTGAACATCGGCAGCCGGCAAGATGGCCGTGAAAGGTCCTATAATGTATTGGATATAGATTTTGACCCAGATGCAATTATAGATGCCGTCGAAAGCCAGCTTAATCATGGACCCTATGAAAGTTCGTTTTTATATGGAGACGGCAATGCTGGTATTCAAATCGCTGATTTGCTGGCGAGAATGAAGTTAAGTGTCAATAAACAAATCACTTACTAA
- a CDS encoding N-acetylneuraminate synthase family protein — translation MNGEIYMIAEIGQAHEGSLGLAHSYIDALASSGVNAIKFQVHIAEAESSIYEPFRTTFSYEDSSRMDYWKRMEFSNEEWIGLKANCEMKKLDFIASPFSISAVGLIERIGVSTIKIGSGEMNNLLLLSAAAKVADRIILSSGMSSLCELDDAMAVLKNKCKTSLLQCTSSYPTGPHQWGLNVISVLKNRYSIPIGFSDHSGDIFASLAAAASGAQILEFHVTFDQRMFGPDSTSSINIDQVKQLVKGVRQIETALKFPVDKSNCSEYGTLKTLFGKSLAVNNNLEKGHILALPDLEAKKPAGYGIPPTHFETIVGRQLKHDLTKWSFLNFSDLL, via the coding sequence ATGAATGGAGAAATTTACATGATCGCGGAAATTGGACAGGCGCATGAAGGCAGCCTGGGGCTGGCGCACTCCTATATTGATGCGCTCGCCTCGAGTGGCGTGAATGCTATCAAATTCCAGGTCCACATCGCAGAGGCGGAGAGCAGCATTTACGAACCATTTCGAACAACATTCTCCTATGAAGATTCTTCCAGAATGGATTATTGGAAAAGAATGGAATTTTCCAACGAAGAATGGATTGGCTTGAAAGCAAATTGCGAAATGAAAAAGCTTGACTTTATAGCCAGTCCATTCTCGATCAGCGCTGTCGGATTAATCGAGAGAATTGGTGTTAGCACAATTAAAATCGGGTCAGGGGAAATGAACAATCTTCTACTCCTGTCTGCTGCCGCAAAAGTTGCTGACAGGATCATTCTGTCTTCGGGTATGAGCTCGCTTTGTGAACTCGACGACGCAATGGCTGTGCTAAAAAACAAATGCAAAACTTCCCTCCTGCAATGCACTTCGTCGTATCCCACAGGTCCGCATCAATGGGGATTGAATGTGATTTCTGTATTAAAAAACCGTTACTCAATCCCGATAGGCTTCTCGGATCATTCGGGAGACATTTTTGCCAGCCTCGCGGCCGCAGCCAGCGGCGCTCAAATTCTTGAATTTCATGTGACATTTGATCAGAGAATGTTTGGGCCGGATTCAACTTCATCGATCAACATTGATCAGGTAAAACAGTTGGTTAAGGGAGTAAGGCAAATAGAAACTGCTTTGAAATTTCCTGTCGATAAGTCCAATTGTTCTGAATATGGAACATTGAAAACGCTTTTCGGCAAATCTCTGGCAGTTAATAACAATCTGGAAAAAGGGCACATTTTAGCGCTGCCCGACCTGGAAGCGAAGAAGCCTGCGGGATATGGCATCCCTCCCACACATTTTGAAACGATTGTAGGCAGGCAATTGAAGCACGATCTTACAAAATGGTCATTCCTCAATTTCAGTGATCTGCTATGA